In Oryza brachyantha chromosome 1, ObraRS2, whole genome shotgun sequence, the following are encoded in one genomic region:
- the LOC102709335 gene encoding serine/arginine repetitive matrix protein 1-like: MGCCFSKKRRKHLAGAAVFSRHCKLEDSDPPPPPLPEEEKVKEVLSETPSAKVRPEAKPVANVAVLEEPEVEKLVPKPRADAEATVSDLGSCMSLATDDRSEAASESSVATSSVAGPERSPGKPARKRPVSVSGELGHARSRRDRAVAAYGVRSRSARASPSPPPRREQRDRSVRRSPSPAAKRTPEHRRAASPAASLQRKPPVPVRPSPRRVQEAPPPPVAPLPAPPLPQAEDDDAVTADGEPSIADAASAGGDGQGNGDGEGKESLDNPLVSLECFIFL; this comes from the coding sequence ATGGGCTGCTGCTTCAGCAAGAAGCGCAGGAAGCACCTGGCTGGTGCGGCTGTGTTCTCCCGCCACTGCAAGCTGGAGGACAGCgacccgcccccgccgccgttgccggaggaggagaaggtcAAGGAGGTGCTGTCCGAGACCCCGAGCGCTAAGGTGAGGCCTGAGGCGAAGCCTGTCGCCAATGTGGCGGTTTTGGAGGAGCCGGAGGTGGAGAAGCTGGTGCCAAAGCCTAGAGCTGATGCGGAAGCCACGGTGAGTGATCTTGGTAGCTGCATGTCGCTCGCCACCGATGATAGGTCCGAGGCGGCGTCCGAGTCGTCCGTCGCGACCAGCTCGGTGGCTGGGCCGGAGCGGTCACCGGGGAAGCCGGCCAGGAAGCGCCCGGTCTCCGTCTCCGGAGAGCTGGGTCATGCCCGGTCCCGGCgcgaccgcgccgtcgccgcctacgGCGTCCGCTCCCGCAGCGCCCGGGCCTCGCCGTCCCCTCCGCcacggcgcgagcagcgggaCCGGTCCGTGCggaggtcgccgtcgccggcagcgAAGCGTACGCCGGAgcatcgccgcgccgccagcccagccgcgTCCCTCCAACGGAAGCCACCCGTCCCGGTgaggccgtcgccgcggcgggtGCAGGAagcgccacctcctccggtCGCGCCCCTTCCTGCGCCTCCACTTCCACAGgcagaagacgacgacgccgtGACTGCCGATGGCGAGCCCAGCATTGCTGAtgccgccagcgccggcggcgacggccaaggcaacggtgacggcgaggggaAGGAGTCGTTGGACAACCCGCTGGTGTCGTTGGAATGCTTCATCTTCCTCTAG
- the LOC102709897 gene encoding BTB/POZ domain-containing protein At5g03250-like, with protein MATMKLGSKPEIFVLEGLTWRCMTELESDVVVEVGEMSFYLHKFPLLSRSGVLQRMISEYQAPEEGGGMCTLQLDDIPGGAKAFELAARFCYDVKIELNALNVVCLRCAAEYLRMTDDYAEGNLITQAESFLADVLANWKDSIKALETCEGVLPTAEDLHIVSRCITALASKACASDAAAAKSASHDALWNGIGSGGTPRGAGAAACSGMDWWYEDVSFLSLPMFKRLIQTMEGKGMRAESIAGAIMFYAGRFLPGLKRNTSFSNASFGGDCGAGSRSITPRAANVSAPSEGDQRYFLEEIVALLPAKKGVASTRFLLGMLRTAMLLHASPLCRENLERRIGAQLEDACLDDLLVPNLGYTVETLYDIDCVQRILDYFMSSTDGLGTGYTSPAVAEESSHLGAPNAGSPSSLSPITMVAKLMDGYLAEVAPDTNLKLPKFQALAAVVPDYARPVDDGIYRAMDIYLKSHPWLSESEREQLCRLMNCQKLSLEACTHAAQNERLPLRVVVQVLFFEQLRLRTSIAGWFFVSGNAAAGGDGAQPHPGGNAIVPKGAAAAAAAGQSEADADADEGKGKDPPAEAITDVKARVSELEKECQSMKQEIRRLGRPRRSWRLLTRKCGFGTKVQQAQPAMSGK; from the exons ATGGCGACTATGAAGTTGGGCTCTAAGCCAGAAATCTTTGTTCTGGAAGGCCTCACATG GAGATGCATGACGGAGCTGGAGAGCGATGTTGTCGTCGAGGTAGGAGAAATGTCGTTCTACCTCCACAAG TTCCCGTTGCTGAGCCGGAGCGGCGTGCTGCAGCGGATGATCAGCGAGTACCAGGCgccggaggagggcggcggcatgtGCACGCTGCAGCTGGACGACATCCCGGGGGGCGCCAAGGCGTTCGAGCTGGCGGCGAGGTTCTGCTACGACGTCAAGATCGAGCTGAACGCGCTCAACGTGGTGTGCCTCCGGTGCGCCGCCGAGTACCTGCGGATGACGGACGACTACGCCGAGGGCAACCTCATCACGCAGGCGGAGTCGTTCCTCGCCGACGTGCTCGCCAACTGGAAGGACTCCATCAAGGCGCTCGAGACGTGCGAGGGCGTGCTCCCCACCGCCGAGGACCTCCACATCGTGTCGCGCTGCATCACCGCGCTCGCCTCCAAGGCCTGCgcctccgacgccgccgccgccaagagCGCCAGCCACGACGCGCTGTGGAACGGCATCGGCTCGGGGGGCACGCCGCGcggggccggggcggcggcgtgctccGGGATGGACTGGTGGTACGAGGACGTGTCGTTCCTGAGCCTGCCCATGTTCAAGCGGCTGATCCAGACGatggaggggaaggggatgcGCGCCGAGAGCATCGCCGGCGCGATCATGTTCTACGCTGGGCGGTTCCTGCCGGGCCTGAAGCGGAACACCAGCTTCAGCAACGCTAGCTTCGGCGGCGACTgcggcgccggcagccgcagcatcacgccgcgcgccgccaaCGTGTCGGCGCCGTCCGAGGGCGACCAGAGGTACTTCCTGGAGGAGATCGTGGCGCTGCTGCCAGCGAAGAAGGGCGTCGCGTCCACCAGGTTCCTGCTCGGGATGCTCCGCACGGCGATGCTCCTCCACGCCAGCCCGCTGTGCCGGGAGAACCTGGAGCGGCGGATCGGTGCGCAGCTGGAGGACGCCTGCCTCGACGACCTGCTCGTCCCCAACCTCGGATACACCGTCGAGACGCTGTACGACATCGACTGCGTGCAGAGGATCCTGGACTACTTCATGTCGTCTACGGACGGGCTCGGGACAGGGTACAcatcgccggcggtggcggaggagagCAGCCATCTGGGGGCACCCAACGCCGGGAGCCcctcgtcgctgtcgccgatcACCATGGTGGCCAAGCTCATGGACGGGTACCTCGCCGAGGTGGCGCCCGACACCAACCTCAAGCTGCCCAAGTTCcaggcgctcgccgccgtggtACCGGACTACGCGCGCCCGGTCGACGACGGCATCTACCGCGCCATGGACATATACCTCAAG TCGCATCCGTGGCTGTCGGAGTCGGAGAGGGAGCAGCTGTGCCGACTGATGAACTGCCAGAAGCTGTCGCTGGAGGCGTgcacgcacgcggcgcagAACGAGCGCCTGCCGCTGCGGGTGGTGGTGCAGGTGCTCTTCTTCGAGCAGCTCCGCCTCCGCACGTCCATCGCCGGCTGGTTCTTCGTGTCCGGCaacgcggcggccggcggcgacggcgcgcagcCGCACCCGGGGGGCAACGCCATCGTGCCcaagggcgcggcggcggcggcggcggccggccagTCCGAAGCCGACGCGGACGCGGacgaggggaaggggaaggaccCCCCCGCCGAGGCCATCACCGACGTGAAGGCGAGGGTGTCGGAGCTGGAGAAGGAGTGCCAGAGCATGAAGCAGGAGATCCGGCGGCTGGGGAGGCCGAGGAGGTCGTGGAGACTCCTCACCCGGAAGTGCGGGTTCGGGACCAAGGTGCAGCAAGCGCAGCCCGCCATGAGCGGCAAATAG
- the LOC102709619 gene encoding katanin p80 WD40 repeat-containing subunit B1 homolog KTN80.1-like — protein MDPEKRGYRLQEFVAHDAEVRSLVIGKKSSRVFITGSSDRKVNLWAIGKQAPLLSLSGHTGSVEAVEFDTAEVLVLAGSSNGSIKLWDLEEAKVVRSLTGHRSSCTSVEFHPFGEFFASGSSDTDLKIWDIKKKGCIHTYKGHRGAIKTIRFTPDGRWVVTGGEDNVVKVWDLTAGKLLHDFKFHSGQIRCIDFHPQEFLLATGSADRTVKFWDLETFELIGSAGPEDTGVRSMVFHPDGKTLFCGLDQSLKVFSWEPVRCHDVVDMGWSNLADLSIYEGKLLGCSYHECRVGIWVADISLIRPYALGVLPKANFFAELVHSLDDSPSKPIDTTTKPIPALATTHPKNFYKVKETGTVTESGIRSSHLTPASLDKTKKDKSNVTPRRPDSSFKSSIQSSTAMRRTRAVDSPFTNKRTAERNFAQRDVSLASRTGTANNSSTVRKGHLAESISVKDIYTTPQTVSMPVVMPRDILEDKTAGSISRGIGGRAAVADDFRSPVHSRKLSVDSFAGDSVNAAKSMLTDPDDCSEDLSGLKFSFGLTPYYKKEECNNMDKSDITQMAEKMDRTVSLEHQLQSNDSFESPCSTTETTKVKYVRGVAVPLGKTKSLVERWEKREATNVECSPPTGSCGDRAVKSDGPSFSAEPSQAYENDLSTVDEVMTPINLMESHDEFINAVKSRLTKLEMMRHVFDQNGIKGAIAAVAKLPDNAVQADVVSTLKGKLDLFNLEIFSSFLPVLAGLLSSKTERHAVVSLELLLDLIKIFGPVIHSTLSAHSAVGVDIQAEQRLQRCSRCFNHLQKIRQILHPLIMRGGQSAQLAQELNLSLQDLVVI, from the exons ATGGACCCCGAGAAGCGCGGATACAGGCTCC AGGAATTTGTTGCACACGATGCTGAAGTGAGGTCCTTGGTTATTGGCAAGAAGTCAAGCCGTGTGTTTATCACTGGCAGCAGTGACCGTAAGGTTAACCTGTGGGCCATTGGCAAGCAGGCGCCACTTCTG AGCTTATCAGGCCACACAGGCTCAGTTGAGGCTGTTGAGTTTGATACAGCAGAGGTGCTTGTGCTTGCTGGTTCATCAAACGGCTCCATCAAGCTCTGGGATTTGGAAGAAGCAAAAG TTGTGCGATCTCTTACTGGGCATAGATCAAGCTGCACTTCTGTTGAATTCCATCCATTTGGCGAGTTTTTTGCATCTGGTTCTTCAGATACAGATCTTAAGATCTGggatataaagaaaaaaggcTGCATTCACACGTATAAGGGTCACAGAGGAGCAATTAAAACAATCAGATTTACACCTGATGGACGATGGGTTGTCACCGGCGGAGAAGATAACGTTGTAAAGGTGTGGGACCTGACAGCTGGAAAACTTCTACATGACTTCAAGTTCCATAGTGGACAAATCCGGTGCATTGATTTTCATCCTCAAGAATTTTTGCTTGCAACAG GCTCAGCTGATCGGACAGTGAAGTTTTGGGATCTCGAAACTTTTGAATTGATTGGTTCTGCTGGACCTGAG GATACTGGTGTTCGATCTATGGTCTTTCACCCAGATGGAAAAACCCTATTCTGTGGGTTAGACCAGAGCCTAAAG GTATTCTCTTGGGAACCGGTAAGATGTCATGACGTTGTTGACATGGGATGGAGCAATTTGGCTGATCTTAGCATTTATGAAGGAAAGCTCTTGGGATGCTCCTACCATGAATGCCGAGTTGGTATTTGGGTTGCTGATATATCG CTCATTCGGCCCTATGCTCTTGGTGTTTTACCCAAAGCAAATTTCTTTGCGGAGCTCGTGCATTCTTTAGATGACAGCCCTTCAAAACCGATTGATACCACCACAAAGCCCATTCCTGCTCTAGCAACAACACATCCCAAAAATTTCTACAAGGTCAAGGAGACAGGGACTG TAACTGAAAGTGGCATTCGCAGCTCACATTTGACTCCAGCAAGTTTAGATAAAACCAAGAAAGATAAGAGTAATGTCACTCCTCGAAGACCTGATTCTTCTTTCAAATCATCTATTCAGAGTTCTACTGCAATGAGGCGCACGAGAGCTGTTGATAGTCCATTCACCAATAAAAGAACAGCAGAGCGCAATTTTGCACAGAGGGACGTTTCTTTAGCATCCCGTACAGGAACAGCTAATAATTCTTCAACTGTTAGAAAAGGTCATCTCGCTGAGTCAATCTCTGTAAAAGATATTTACACTACACCACAGACTGTTTCTATGCCTGTTGTTATGCCTAGAGACATCTTAGAGGACAAAACAGCAGGCAGTATTAGTAGAGGAATTGGAGGGAGAGCTGCTGTTGCAGATGATTTCCGCAGTCCTGTTCATTCAAGGAAACTCTCAGTTGATAGTTTTGCTGGTGATAGTGTCAACGCAGCAAAGTCCATGCTAACTGATCCTGATGATTGTTCTGAGGATTTGTCTGGCTTAAAATTCTCTTTTGGACTAACTCCATATTACAAGAAAGAAGAATGCAATAATATGGATAAAAGTGATATTACTCAAATGGCAGAAAAAATGGACAGAACAGTGTCGTTGGAGCATCAACTTCAGTCAAATGATT CCTTTGAATCGCCATGTTCAACTACAGAAACAACCAAGGTCAAATATGTCAGAGGAG TCGCTGTGCCATTAGGAAAAACAAAGTCTCTTGTCGAGAGATGGGAAAAGAGAGAGGCTACTAATGTTGAGTGCTCACCACCAACCGGTTCTTGTGGTGATCGTGCAGTGAAATCTGATGGTCCTTCCTTTTCA GCAGAACCAAGTCAGGCATATGAAAATGACTTGTCAACAGTTGATGAGGTGATGACTCCAATCAATTTGATGGAGAGTCATGATGAGTTCATAAATGCTGTAAAATCTCGCCTGACAAAGTTAGAG ATGATGCGTCATGTCTTTGACCAAAATGGTATCAAAGGAGCAATTGCTGCAGTGGCAAAGTTGCCAGACAATGCT GTTCAAGCTGATGTCGTTAGTACTCTGAAGGGGAAGCTTGATCTTTTCAACCTAGAGATTTTCTCGAGCTTTCTGCCTGTTCTTGCAGGGTTGCTGAGCAGCAAGACTGAAAG GCATGCCGTTGTTTCTTTGGAGCTGTTGTTGGATCTTATAAAGATTTTTGGACCAGTTATTCATTCAACATTGTCAGCTCATTCAGCAGTTGGAGTTGATATTCAGGCCGAGCAGAG GTTACAACGTTGCAGTCGGTGTTTCAACCATTTGCAAAAGATTCGGCAAATTCTACATCCCTTGATTAT GCGGGGTGGCCAATCAGCACAGCTTGCCCAAGAGCTTAACCTGTCTTTGCAAGACTTGGTGGTGATCTGA
- the LOC102720925 gene encoding protein ULTRAPETALA 1-like gives MAAENGGGVPQFSEEELRDVSGVRWGEDFVEVTCGCTSHRYGDAVGHLRVYASGDLEVSCECTPGCREDKLTPSAFEKHSGRETAGKWRNTVWVMVQGEKVPLSKTALLKYYSLSLKSANGSHKGRNGRPSHRDEFIHCTECGKERRFRLRSTEECRIYHDALAKPNWTCSDLTTDRVTCGDEEERASRKVLRGCSRSTSCSGCVKCVCFGCEICRFTDCGCQTCVDFYHNSKE, from the exons ATGGCTGCCGAGAACGGAGGCGGCGTGCCGCAGTTCAgcgaggaggagctgcggGACGTGAGCGGGGTGCGCTGGGGCGAGGACTTCGTGGAGGTGACGTGCGGATGCACCAGCCACCGCTATGGCGACGCCGTTGGCCACCTCCGCGTCTACGCTTCTGGCGACCTCGAGGTCAGCTGCGAGTGCACGCCCGGGTGTCGTGAAG ACAAGTTGACGCCTTCTGCCTTTGAGAAGCACTCTGGAAGGGAGACTGCAGGAAAGTGGAGGAATACTGTGTGGGTCATGGTTCAAGGAGAAAAGGTTCCGTTGTCAAAGACAGCTCTGCTGAAATACTATTCACTGTCGCTCAAATCTGCTAATGGTTCTCACAAGGGCCGTAATGGTCGCCCGTCACACCGTGATGAGTTTATTCACTGTACTGAATGTGGCAAGGAGAGGAGATTTCGGCTTCGGTCCACAGAAGAGTGCCGTATTTACCATGATGCTCTTGCTAAACCTAACTGGACATGTTCAGATTTGACGACTGATAG GGTCACCTGCGGCGATGAGGAGGAGCGCGCGAGCCGCAAGGTGCTGAGAGGCTGCTCCCGCTCCACGTCCTGCTCCGGCTGCGTGAAGTGCGTCTGCTTCGGGTGCGAGATCTGCCGCTTCACCGACTGCGGATGCCAGACCTGCGTCGACTTCTACCATAACTCCAAGGAGTAG
- the LOC102720650 gene encoding secretory carrier-associated membrane protein 2 — protein MAGRYDRNPFDEDDVNPFAGGSVPPASNSRMPPLPPEPGFYNDRSATVDIPLDSTKDMKKKEKELQAKEAELNKRERELKRREEAASRAGIVIEEKNWPPFFPIIHHDISNEIPIHLQRMQYLAFSSLLGLAACLFWNIIATTAAWIKGEGVMIWLLAIIYFISGVPGAYVLWYRPLYNAMRTESALKFGWFFLFYLIHILFCIWSAVAPPFPFKGKSLAGILPAIDVIGNNAIVGIFYFIGFGLFCLESLLSVVVIQQVYMYFRGSGKAAEMKREAARGAMRSAF, from the exons ATGGCGGGGAGGTACGACCGCAACCCCTtcgacgaggacgacgtcAACCCCTTCGCG GGTGGAAGTGTACCTCCTGCTTCTAATTCTCGGATGCCACCTCTTCCTCCTGAACCTGGGTTCTATAATGACCGTAGTGCCACAGTGGACATCCCTCTTGATTCAACCAAG GAcatgaagaaaaaggagaaagaactGCAAGCAAAGGAGGCTGAGCTAAACAAACGGGAAAGG GAGTTGAAAAGAAGGGAAGAAGCTGCATCCAGAG CTGGGATTGTCATTGAAGAGAAAAACTGGCCACCCTTCTTCCCCATTATTCATCATGACATTTCAAATGAGATACCAATCCACCTACAAAGGATGCAGTACCTTGCATTTTCTTCATTGTTGG GATTGGCAGCATGTCTTTTTTGGAACATAATTGCGACTACAGCAGCATGGATTAAAGGGGAAG GTGTTATGATCTGGTTGCTAGCCATTATCTACTTCATCTCAGGTGTACCTGGAGCCTATGTGCTATGGTATCGTCCCCTTTACAATGCAATGAG GACTGAGAGTGCTTTGAAGTTTGGATGGTTTTTCCTGTTCTACTTG ATCCATATACTGTTCTGCATCTGGTCTGCTGTGGCTCCCCCATTTCCTTTCAAAGGAAAATCTTTGGC TGGGATTTTGCCGGCTATTGATGTCATAGGAAACAACGCTATTGTGGGA ATATTTTACTTCATTGGATTTGGACTATTCTGCCTTGAATCACTGCTAAGCGTTGTTGTCATCCAG CAAGTATACATGTACTTCCGTGGAAGTGGGAAGGCTGCCGAGATGAAACGTGAGGCAGCCCGTGGTGCCATGAGATCGGCCTTTTGA